Genomic segment of Arvicola amphibius chromosome 7, mArvAmp1.2, whole genome shotgun sequence:
CGAGCCAGGAAGGCTCTGCACCCCTTCTCCAGGAGCCTGGGCTCCCTGTATTCCCAGGGAATTGCTGACTTGAGTGGTCATGCTGTATGGGGATGGGTCAAGTGAAAAAGGGCATGAAGGAGGTCACCCCATCATGCTCCAGCAGCCATGGGGAGTAGGAAGGGCTCTTGGTAGAGCTGGAGATTTGGATCTTTCCCCTGACCCTAAACTGGGATGTCCTGACTTGGGGAGTCCTCCTGTCTTGTCTCAAGCTAACTTTCAGCACCTTCTGCAGAGAGTGAGGCCCCAGGACAGTGGCTGGTAGACACAGTGCCCAAGCATAAGTGCCATCTAAGTAAGGACACATGTGCTCCTCTGCTTCACAAGGTCTCACTCACACTTGGCCACACATCCCAACACAGACTCACCATACTCAACTGGGCTCATGTGGGGTGTCAGCTTGCCTTGCACCCCAATCTCATCCTGTCTCCCTGCTGGGACTCATCACATCCGGAACCTGATCTTCtgctgcagaccaggctgtggGCTCAGCATGCGTTCATGATGGTGGGCGCTGGACACGGTGACCATCACCACACGGACCAGGATGCAGGTGTTGGCCTGGAGGTTGGGTGCCAGAGGGCAAGGGAAATCCCCTCTTCCTGATATGTCCTTCCCTTGTGGCACCCACACCTCCAAGTTCACCATCACGTCCAGACGTCATGTAGTCATGAGGTTGCACTGTTAGGGAAATGGCCACAATGGCCACAGGAATGcctaaggaaggaaaaaatgaccTCAGGCCATGCCACCACCCATTTCTCTCAAGAATCCAGCCCACAGTTGTCCCCTGGTATCCCAGGGTCAATCTGAGAACCATAgctaagcatgtgtgtgtgtgtgtgtgtgtgtgtgtgtgtgtgtgtgtgtgtggcgaggGATAATATTGGTTGCAAAATGAGAGTCACGACTGGCCTGAAGCCTTAGGGATGGGAGCCAGTGAGCAGGAAGGGTAGCGACGGGCAAGTGTTAGCTGGTTCAGATTAGGAGCAACAGTGGAGGTGGGGAGCTGAGGCTGCTGAGTGGCAGGGCTTGAGAGAAAAAGGCTGGGGAAAGCTAGAGTCTAATAACTGAGCTCACATTAGAGACGAGTATTAGGTACTGCTGGGAGAAGCAGTCTGGGGTTGTGATGGGTGCTGAGTGCTCAGTGGTGCTGGGTGCTATGTATTGGGCAGTTCTGAGGTGCTGTTGGATGGTGAATGGTACTGATGGGTTGGGGATGGGTCAAGGTGTGGGGCAGTGTTGGAAagcaatggagaaaaaaacaagaaatgggaTCAGGGGTCCTCAGCCCAGCCTGCAGCATCTTCATCCTGGGGCCTGGGTGCATGCTCACAGCTACCACCTTGCTCCATTGGCAGCCAGGAGAAGGCAGCCAGAAAGAGAAGATAATGGCAGCTGTGACAGCCACACAGGCCACCTGGAGAAAGATGGAGGTCACCACTGAGATCAGCTCTGGGCACAACTCAGCTTGATCCCAGGACCAGGTTTGGCATTCTTGTCCAAATAGGAGTCAGGGGAAGGGCTCTGTACTTGTGCCATCTGggtctttcttctttgggatttgttccCTACCAGGGCAAGGATGCCATCAGCAAATAACAGTGGGAGGAGATACGGAAAGGCCTCCCATGCTTTGCTGGTCCCAGAGCTTACAAGTTGGCTGCCACCATGTTGGCCTTCGCCCACTCACTGGTCATGAGGAAGCCCTCAGCAGAGGTCAGGGAAAGAATGAGGTTCTTGTGAATTGTGGTCTACTTAGAAGTGGGGACCCTGTAGGCAGAAGGGTTGGCTAGTGAGGGCAGCATCATGAGCCTTAAGCCCTTCAGCCTAGTCTTGTCTGCGTCCCCTGTTACTGGGCTCAAACAGGCAGCAAGAGGCACAGCTCACCCTAGGGGAAGCCCCAGGCCAATCATGGGGATTGCTATGGAATCTGAGACAAATAGAGCCCTGATATGGGACACTTCCTTACCCAGCCACCAGGAAGAGTAGGAAGGTGGTGGCAAGAGCACACAGGGACATGCCCACAGTCCACAAATGACAGAGTCCTCAGCAGCGATGCCTCTTCAGGACCTCCCTGACAGGGAATTACAGTGAGGAATCAATCCATCCCCATCCTGGTTTGCACCAGACTCACCCTGCCTGGGAACTTCAAGTCTTCCTCAGGGATCAAGGATGGCAATGGTACTAACCACTAGGGACCAGGCCTGCACACAGTAGATGTTTAATAAATGAGCACTTGAGTGTATCTTTCTTGCTGGATCTCCCTAAAAGCTACCCCTCCAGGTAAGCTTCCCCTGACCCAGCAGAGTCCTGGGTTGGAAGTGAGTGACACACCTAGGGATGGTCCTAGGGGGCAGGTGATACCATAAGGATCCCAGACAACTGTTAGAAATGAGGCCACCAATGGGTTATGATGTGACAGTTACAGGGCATAAGCATGTAAGTTTTCCTGCCTCTTCCAGACCAGCGTCTTTTCACAACACCGGCTGTCTAACTTGACCTCCTAGCACAGGAACACTGGGTTCCTTTCTGGCTCCAGGGAGTCCATCTTGCCTGGCCTGCTTTGGAGTCTGCTTCCCGCTGACTGAGTCCCCTCTTCCTCTCACACTCTTCTGGGCTTATGATTTATCTGCAGGCTCCCCATGACCACCAGGACAACCTCCTGAACCCTAGATCCTAGAGCCCATAGCTCCATACATCCCTACCAGACACCCAACCATTTCCCCACATGGGTCTTCTCCAAGCCCAATTTCCAGCAGGGCCTTGGTCCCTGACTCACCTCCAACTGCCTGTGCAGGATCTCAGGATGAGTTGGCATGGCTTCCTTCCTTGCTACCTGCAATAACCTCCCTTTGCAGCTGTGGCTACCCTGTCTCTCCCTTGCTCACCTGGACTTCAAACACCTGCAGCAGGATGGCAAAACTAGGGCTGTGTGGTTGCAGAAGCAGGTGGTAGAATTCAGGTGCACCGTGAGCAGCCGCTGGTGGCCCAGGAGCCCTGTTGACTGAggttcctgcagctgttcagtcccaaagaaacacacagaggtttatattacttataaactagttggcctattagctcagactttcttattaactcttacattgtacattaacccattattcttgtctgtgttagtaaTGTGGCTTAGTTTTATTAgcgaggcattttcatcttgcttcctctgtgtctgggtgacaactgcagactgagcctttcctcttcccagaatttacCTGTTCtcgtcaccccgcctatacttcctgcctggtttccctgcctatacttcctgcctggctactggccaatcagaattttattaaaacaatacaagtggcaaatctttataGGATACAAGACTGTTGTCCCATAgcactttcctgttttttttatttttttttttattttttatgtttttgggtttttcgagacagggtttctctgtagctttggagcctgtcctggaactagctcttgtagaccaggctggcctcgaactcacagagatccgcctgcctctgcctcccgagtgctgggattaaaggcgtgcgccactgccgcccggctcctgttttttttttaaaaaaacaaacactcctttgtttaatgcttttatttaacCATCATCTGTAACAACTTGTGACCAACACTctcaacatacacatacaaagacagaaataaatacatgaatatggAACTCACTTGACACTGCAGTTCCAAAGGAACAGACAGGCTTCAGAATCTTCTGTGGAAAGACCTCGGGGTAGGAATGTGTACAGGAGCATGGGGCAGGTATAAacatagtgtgtgtgttcatgtgagtgtgtgcatgcatatgggcatgcgtgtacatgtgtgtgcatgcacgtgtgtgtaattATGTGATTTTCTGCAAAGTTACCACAAGCATAAATTGTAGGAAAGACAGTTGCTTCAACAAGCGCTGCTGAGAAAGATGGATGCTCACCTGTAGAAGAACGAAACTAGATCCCCAATTCTCACTTTGTATAAAAAAACAAttctggtaagatggctcagcaggtaagggggCTTGCtactaagtctgatgacctgagttcagtccctaaggcctacatggtagaaggggagaactaattcctgtaagttgttctctgacctacacacccacacacacgcacacccacccacatacatacacacacacatacacacatacacaaactcacatacacactgGTGTGGCTAATGTAAAgtattttcatgcatgtgtacacacataaataaatgtaaaaaaatcataatttatcAACCTTAATATAATGAATGCATGGAACTCTGAATTGGggttggacatggtggtgtgtgtgcctTTAGTCTAGCATCTAGGGGCAGAGGCTGTGTACCTATTTAAACTTGATGCTAGTgttgtttacatagcaagtttcagattAACcggggctacacagcaagatcttttctcaaataaaataaaataaaataaaataagaattgacaggctggagagatggctcagtggttaagagccttggctactcttccagaggtcctgagttcaattcccagcaaccacatggtggctcacaaccatctgtaatgatgtctggtgctctcttctggtgtagGGGCATATgtggaggcaaaatgttgtatacataataaataaatctaaaaaaaaagaattgacaaATGGGGGTGTTGTGTGACAATggtctatattttgtcaattatattttaaataaacactcattggccagtagccaggtaggaagtacaggtgggacaaacagacaggaagtagaggtgggtcaatgagaacaggagtattctggggagaaggaagctcttcctgtagtcctgcccagacactgaagaaggaagatgtgacctgccccactgaaaaagataccaaaccatgtgactaacatagataagaataatgggctaatataagttataagagttaataagaagcctgagctaatgggccaattagtttataacttatgtggacctctgtgtgatttctttgggatttaccagctgtgggaactgggcagtgCAGAagccccaacaagcaggccttcatgtcacatgggggactggagagatggctcaggagttaagagcactggcttctcttccagaggatctgagttcaattcctagcacccacatggcagctcacagtctgatgccctcttctggtgtacaagcatacatgcagacaaagcactcttacatataaaatacatacataaaaatatttaaaaataaaataaagaattgacAAATGGGATTGCatggaattaaatttttttaaatgcacaaaAAGAGACATTGGGTCAAGTGAAGAGACAGGTTTCAGAATGGGAATATCTTTGCTAACTAActaactacacaaacacacacacacacacacacacacacatatatatatatgacatatatatatatatatatgacaaggATTAACATAAAATCTATAAAGAACtctaaaaattaaacaccaaCTCTCCCCAAACAAATGATTCAATCCATAAATGGGCTAATGGACAGTTCTCAAAGAGAActgataaatatataataaaatgttcaatacccttagtcaccagggaactgcaaatcaaaagtGCTTTGAGATCATCTTGCCCATTgcatcatcaagaaaacaatgggggctggagagatgactcaggggttaagcatacgcactgttcttgcagaggttgGAAGCTGgtttcccagcactcatgttagGCAACTcaaactgcctataactccatgTCTGGGGTGGGCAGCGAGAGCAAGAATCCAACACTTCTGTCCTATGTGGGTACCTGTCTGGGGTGGGCAGCGAGAGCAAGAATCCAACACTTCTGTCCTATGTGGGTACCTGTACCTCCCACATGTATACATAACctaaaatgatacaaataaattattttttttgagacagagtttctccgtaTAGTCCAGACTGTACTgaatactctgtagaccaggctggccttgaactcagagatctgcctgccactgtctccaagttctgggactaaaggcatgcaccatcaacACCTGGCtacaaatacatcttttaaaacagaaaacaagcaacaatACACACTGGCAAAGACGTAGGGAAAGGAAACTTGCGCACTGCTGGTGGGGACGTAAACCAGTGCCGTGGCTATGGAAATCAGAGTAGAAGatcctcaaaaaaatcaataaagtcattatttaaataactaaaaaCGCAATCGAAAACATTTTAAGTAGTATGGTAAACTGCATACTTATATAGTCTACTCACTGTATTCTCAGGTTCTGCTTCCATGTCTTCAACaggatcaaagaaaatattaaacaaaaattgcCTCTATCCTGGACATGAAGAGACTTTCTTGTCATGCATTCCTAAAGCAGACCTGAGAATATGACTTCACACAATACATTGTATTGGATTCCATGAGTGAACTAGGGGACTGAGAGCATCCTGGAGACTGTGTGCACGACACTGTAACTTCCATGCTGTGTAAAGGACTTGAAAATCTGTTTCTAGGTTCAGGTGTCTAGGGGGTGAGGAACAAAACTGTAACCAGGCAGATGAAGAGTCTTAGGAGGCTATGCAGACGGACTGATACAGTGGCTACAGTAGAGGTATGTGTGCCCCAGAATGACCCCCTGTGAGAAACAGAGACTTAAGCTTTCTTTAAATGTCCCAAGagcttaaaagaaagaagaaattgggAGTTTGGGTTTTACAAGCATCAAACCCCATGCCGTGAAAGCCTTTCCACGCCAGTTTATAGAGAGCTCTCTCCCTCATACAGCCACAGTGACCAGTCCATCACTCAAGTGGGTAGCTCTTCAGAGCTTTCTGAGTAGGACTCTGCCTACTGTCATCAAGTTTGCAAGCGAAGGCAGCCTCTCAGAGAAGCACAGCCAGACAGCTTTCCTCTTCACCCGCCACAGCCTCACTTCACCTGCGGGGATGTGGATGTGCCCTGGTACATCTGGGTGCCTGCCAGAAGCGGTGAATGTGTGCCCTGCAGTGTGCAGGCTTTGAACTTCCAGGCCAGGGATCAAATGGAGCCATTTAACTTTAGGATGGAGGGCTTTCTGCCAGGCTGTCCAGCTGCAGGGTGGGTTTCCCCTCTACCCACGTAGGACTGGGGGCCTGCTATTCAAGGCCAGAGAGGTGGAGCCCCTAGACCAATGCTTTTTGGAGTCCTGAGAGAAGGGTATTACCGTGGGGTGGGACCTGTGAACTCGCTATAGGAATCCCCAAATGGATCTATAAGCACTTGATGAATGTGAATTTGGGTCTAGCCCTGGGCAGAGATGTTCAGATACACCTGGGACCCCAGGGGCAACAGGAAGAGGAGGGACAGTCCTATTATGCAGGGGCATGTTCAAGATGTTAGGAAGACCTGCCCGCAAAGAGAGaactcaagtgtgtgtgtgtgtgtgtgtgtgtgtgtgtgtgtgtgtgtgtgtttctgttcagGCAGGGCTCTGAGGGGAGAAATTTGCTCAGAGATCAAGGGGAAAAGGGCATCGTGGGCAGGAGTCTGAATGGCATGAAGTGCATGGAGGTACAGAGAGTGAACTCTCAGGGAGCACACTGAGAAGGACTCTGGGCTAGTTGTGGGAGTGGATGGTTGCTCACCAGTAAGGCAAGGCTGGGGGTGAATGTGGGTCTGTTCAGAGGTCAGCGTTGAACTCAGCAGGGATGCCAGTGCTCACACTGTCTCCAGAACACAGGCTCACCAGCCGCTTGGAAGGAAGCTGtagctctgcccccacccccactccaggcTCCACCACCACAGGCCCTGACCTGGGAGTCAGAGACACTTGGAGTTCTGGCTACAAACCCTTAATGGCCTCAAGATCAAGTCTTGGCTTCCACTGCCTCCCTTGGCTTCTACTGCCTCCCTCAGACCCCTCCAACCACTGTCTACTGAGTCAACCTGCAGGTCTAGCATGGCGTGTGGTTACTGGCCTGTTTGCCAGCTGGAGCCAGCTGCCTCTGGGCCACTCGCCCCTCACTACTGATTCAGGGTGAATAGGTAGTCAAGtctcctattaaaaaaaaaaaaaaaacaaaacccaaagtcaTGTGGGAGTGGAGGGGACCAAGAAAATTCACTGAgttgttttccacctcctgctaGGCAAGACATCCAGTCTTAACAAGGCAAGTGTGCCCATTCTctaatgagaaaactgaggtccaCAGTCTGGTATTTCCTCCTCTACCACAGTGCCCCAAATCCATAGTTAAAGGCGGATTTCATACATCTCTGCCTATCTGGTGACCCATTCCTTAGCAACATTCTCCTGGCTTGTGCCATTTCTCCTAACCCTCGTACCCTGTTCTGGATTCAGCCCGCTAGCACTTTGCAAGGATGAGTTTTATAATAGCCTCTCCTTCCAGTGGCAATTCCTGTTCTCCAGAGCGCCTGCCTGTGATTTAGGACGTGTTGGGCGCACCACTCCACGTGGAGGACACCCCACTTGAGGCAGTTGGCAGATTCTTGGATATGGGGAAGGTCCTTATCCACCAGTGCCTCTTAATACCATTCTTAGCTATGTGCAGTGTTCAAGTGGGATTTCCACTCAGTGACGAAAGGAGCGTCTCCTGCGGGATGGAGAGATGCAGTCCAGAAACAGGAGCTGACTCACCCAGTTATACAATAAGGGAGCTGCAAGACCAGATCCCGCCCGGCCTTGCCTGCCTCACCTCGGTGATAGACAGCCAAACACGGGCTAATTAACACTCCTCCAGGACCAGACTGGCCACAGACATGAAGCCTCTGCCAAGTTCCTCCCAGAGCTTGGTCTGCAGCTCTGGCTCCTCAGCTCTGAGAGCAGTTGCCCTCTTCAGAAAGTGCAGGATGGCCAGCAGGGCAGCAGGCCCCAGGGGATATCTCTCCTGCCAGGACTCTCTCCAGGAGTCCGAAGGACAGGATCCCAGGAGCTTCAGAGAAGGGGGTTGGGAGAAGCCATGGGCTGAGGAACAATTGACAAGAGGGAGCTTTCCAGGGTCACAGTTGGGCACTACCAGAGTCTTGTTAGTGGATCAAATCTGTCACAAGCTCCCAGCTGCCAGAGATTCTAAAACAAGAGTAGGAACAAACTGAATTTCTGTAACACCTCATGTGAGTGAGGAAAATAAGGTCCAGGGAGTTGACCCACGGTGCTGCAGGCGTTCCAGACTCCAGAGATGGCCTTACCACAGTGGCATTGGCCAAAGCATTGACTCTGCTGATGACATCCTGATCTGGCGGTAACTGGAAGTCCTGAAGCTGCTGATAAGTCTCTGCAAAAGAGTGGAGGCCAGGTTGGGCCCTGGACAACAGAGGGGCCAGCCTGTACGATGACCATCCCCATGTGCTGCTCTAGACGGGAAGAGCACGTTGGTGATGGTGTCTGGAGAACTGAACAGTGTGCTggattgggaaactgaggcacagcatGGCAGAATGTTCAAAGTCATGTAGCTAAGATTCACTCCAGGTCTGTTGGGACACCTGCCTGTTGTGTAGATCTGAACCTTGGCGATTACAAATGCCCCGGCTTCTCTGCCTGTCCGGCTCTTCAGCAGCTAAGATGCACCTATTTTGTAGCAGCAGAGAAAGGGCTGTGGGTGCAAGCAGAGTTCAGAGAGAGCCTTTGGTGCTGGATCCTGGGTTCCACGTGGGGCACTCCTATGTGGGCACTGGCCAGAGTAGCAAGATAACAAGACCACATCTTGGCTCTCCACCCAGTGGGTACTGTACCCATTTACCCATGCAGGTTCAAAAGGTGCCTGCTCATGACTGGGAACCAGCAGGCAGCATCACTGCACCATGGCTAGTGTGTTGAGATGGTAGCTGGGCACTAAAGACAGCACTGAGCAAGCCCACACTAAGCCTTAGGCTATTAAGGTTTGGCAGCTTCAGGACAAACacttttggcctggagagggcaTGGCCAGAACTGGAAGAGATCAAATTGACAAAGGCTGAGCTGGAGTGTCTAGAAGGGTTGGTATTAG
This window contains:
- the Adgrd2 gene encoding LOW QUALITY PROTEIN: adhesion G-protein coupled receptor D2 (The sequence of the model RefSeq protein was modified relative to this genomic sequence to represent the inferred CDS: inserted 1 base in 1 codon; deleted 3 bases in 2 codons; substituted 1 base at 1 genomic stop codon); translation: MLLYTFLPRGLSTEDSEACLFLWNCSVNCRNLSQQGSWATSGCSXVHLNSTTCFCNHSPSFAILLQVFEVQGGPEEASLLRTLSFVDCGMSLCALATTFLLFLVAGVPTSKXTTIHKNLILSLTSAEGFLMTSEWAKANMVACVAVTAAIIFSFWLPSPGCQWSKVVAVSMHPGPRMKMLQAGLRTPDPISCFFLHCFPTLPHTLTHPQPISTIHHPTAPQNCPIHSTQHH